Part of the Caulifigura coniformis genome, CGGAATCGCTCTCGCCGCGACGGCCGCCGGCGCGGGGCCGGTCTTCGCAGCCATGCAGACTCGGCGCGATCCCAGGGTGGAAGCGGCCACGTCCAAAGCCCTCGATTTCCTCGCCCGCGAACAGAAACGGCAGGGTTACTGGGAAGCCAACGGCGGGGCGTATCGCGCGGCGATGACGGCGCTCGCCGGCGCGGCCCTCCTCGCGGAAGGATCGACGACGACACGCGGCAAGTACGCCCCGAACATCGTGCTGGCCGTCGATTTTCTGCTCGATGCTTCGCAGGACGGAACAGGCCTGATCGGCTATCCCGACGACTACCACTACACCTACGGGCATGGCTTTTCGATGCTCATGCTCTCCCAGGTCTTCGGTGAAGAGGAAGACGCCCAGCGCCGCGAGAGAATCAAAAAGGTCCTGGAAAAAGCCGTCCGCTTCAGTGCCGAAGCCCAGACGACCCGCGGCGGCTGGGGTTATGTCTCCGCCCGCGAAGGCCAGGATTTTGACGAAGGTTCCACCTGCATCACCCAGGTGCAGGGCCTGCGTGCCTGTCGCAATGCGGGCATCGTCGTCCCCCGGGAAATCATCGATCGCGCCAAGAAATACATCGCCGACTGCACCACCTCGGAAGGGGGCGTCCAGTACAGCATTCGCGGAGGCGGAGCCCGTCCTCCCATCACGGCCGCGGCGCTGGCGGCTCTGTTCAACGCGGGCGAATACCAGGGCGACCACGTCGAAAAACTGATGAGCTACTGCCGCGAACACGTCTGGCCCGGCGGCGGAGGAATCACGCAGACCCAGCAGTTCGGGCACTGGCACTACACTCACTACTACTACAGCCAGGTCATGTACCGTCTCGAGAAGGAATGGATGAAGTATTTCGGCGAAGTGTCGGCCGAACTCGTCCGCACCCAGGCCTCCTCGGGCGGCTGGCAGGACGCCACCTATGGGCCGGTCTACGTCACGTCGATCAACGCGACCATTCTGCAGATGGATAAAGGCTACCTGCCGATCTACCAGCGATGAGGCCTGCCGGGTGGCCAACCTTCTGGCCCTGTCGGACCCGTCTTGCCGGAAATCGCCCTTTTGCCTGTAATTCCCGCTGGCGGCGGAAGTTGGATGGACCCTCGAAGGAACGCGTCACATGCGAATGCTCACGCTCACTGGAGCTCTCGGGGCCCTGCTGGTGCTCCTCTCTTCATCCCCCGTTCAGGCGCAGAAAGTCGGCGACACCGTCACTCCTCTCGAGTCGGTTGACCTGAAAATCAAGGACCGCGTCGTCACGACGGTCAAACCCAGGGACCTCCTCACTGTTGAGAAGGTCCAGGAAGACTGGCTCTGGGTCGCGTCCGCCGCCGGAGAACGCGGCTGGCTGATGAAGGGCGACGTGCAGATCGCCAAGACTCCCCCTGCCGCACCCGATTCCCCCGTTGCCAAGCCGTCCGCCCCGGCCGAACCCGGGGCAGAGCCCCCCGTCGACGAGCGGCTCTATCTGATCGGCGCCATGGGCGCCACGCAGGTCTATCTCAGCTATGCCTACATCGGCGCCATTGGCGACGGCTACGTCAACAAGTCGTACGACGCCGCGAAGGTGCAGGAGCTGATGGGCGAAATCTCCGGCATGTCGCAACACCTGGTCCAGCAGCTCGAGAA contains:
- a CDS encoding SH3 domain-containing protein; the protein is MRMLTLTGALGALLVLLSSSPVQAQKVGDTVTPLESVDLKIKDRVVTTVKPRDLLTVEKVQEDWLWVASAAGERGWLMKGDVQIAKTPPAAPDSPVAKPSAPAEPGAEPPVDERLYLIGAMGATQVYLSYAYIGAIGDGYVNKSYDAAKVQELMGEISGMSQHLVQQLEKVNAGELTNEDRLAITQMIDINRLLKKEADALVAFSQKPTAQNAESFEAVRREVWPKIAKLLGIPTTDEAQAEEKPASK
- a CDS encoding prenyltransferase/squalene oxidase repeat-containing protein — protein: MLSRREMLQAGIALAATAAGAGPVFAAMQTRRDPRVEAATSKALDFLAREQKRQGYWEANGGAYRAAMTALAGAALLAEGSTTTRGKYAPNIVLAVDFLLDASQDGTGLIGYPDDYHYTYGHGFSMLMLSQVFGEEEDAQRRERIKKVLEKAVRFSAEAQTTRGGWGYVSAREGQDFDEGSTCITQVQGLRACRNAGIVVPREIIDRAKKYIADCTTSEGGVQYSIRGGGARPPITAAALAALFNAGEYQGDHVEKLMSYCREHVWPGGGGITQTQQFGHWHYTHYYYSQVMYRLEKEWMKYFGEVSAELVRTQASSGGWQDATYGPVYVTSINATILQMDKGYLPIYQR